In a genomic window of Borrelia maritima:
- the cheD gene encoding chemoreceptor glutamine deamidase CheD produces MLNHFNFKLKRDVTIIVPGEAFVSNKRVISTILGSCVAVVLYDESSNLIGMNHYVLVKSDLDISPDQSGRYGVYAIPMLINTMLENGANKSNLKAKLFGGTNFMAKGSVKVGLENSEFAVNTLNKFRIPILAKDFDQSKSRKIFAFPENFKVIVEYPDGTRVF; encoded by the coding sequence ATGTTAAATCATTTTAATTTTAAATTAAAACGCGATGTTACAATAATAGTTCCAGGCGAAGCTTTTGTTTCAAATAAAAGAGTTATTTCTACAATTCTTGGTTCTTGTGTTGCTGTTGTGCTTTACGATGAATCAAGTAATTTAATTGGAATGAATCATTATGTTCTAGTTAAGTCAGATCTTGATATATCTCCTGATCAAAGTGGAAGGTATGGGGTTTATGCTATTCCCATGTTAATAAATACAATGTTAGAAAATGGAGCTAATAAAAGTAATCTTAAGGCCAAGCTTTTTGGAGGAACTAATTTTATGGCAAAAGGATCTGTTAAGGTGGGGCTTGAAAATTCAGAGTTTGCCGTGAATACATTAAATAAGTTTCGTATTCCAATTTTAGCTAAAGATTTTGATCAATCTAAGTCACGAAAGATTTTTGCATTTCCCGAAAACTTTAAAGTTATTGTGGAATATCCAGATGGAACAAGGGTTTTTTAA